In Bryobacteraceae bacterium, the following proteins share a genomic window:
- the gcvH gene encoding glycine cleavage system protein GcvH, translating into MSTYPEQYRYTKEHEWVSVEGGIGTIGITHHAQGELGDIVFVDLPKPGTAVTQNAVFGSVESVKAVSDIYSPVSGEVVEVNEALGTAPEKLNEDPHGSAWLVRVKLSGPEEVNSLMSAADYQAYLGES; encoded by the coding sequence ATGTCCACATATCCAGAACAGTACCGCTACACCAAGGAGCACGAGTGGGTCTCGGTCGAGGGCGGCATCGGAACCATCGGCATCACCCATCACGCCCAAGGCGAGCTGGGCGACATCGTGTTTGTCGATCTGCCGAAGCCCGGCACGGCCGTCACACAGAACGCCGTGTTCGGGTCGGTGGAATCCGTGAAGGCAGTCTCGGACATCTACTCGCCGGTGAGCGGCGAAGTAGTTGAAGTGAACGAGGCGCTCGGCACGGCGCCGGAGAAGTTGAATGAGGATCCGCATGGGTCGGCATGGCTGGTACGGGTGAAGCTGTCCGGGCCGGAAGAAGTGAACTCCCTGATGAGCGCCGCGGACTATCAAGCCTACCTGGGAGAATCCTGA
- the gcvPB gene encoding aminomethyl-transferring glycine dehydrogenase subunit GcvPB, with the protein MSIRKVRPHMTQEEGLIFERSSPGKKAYQLPELDVPAVDAAGALGASNVREEIEGFPEVSEVETIRHFTRLSTYNYAIDYGMFPLGSCTMKYNPRINEAVARTEGLAWAHPYQPESLAQGCMEVTAALEAALIEITGMDAVTLQPAAGAHGEWTGIMLVRALLESRGNPRKKILVPDSAHGTNPATAAMCGYAVENIPSNELGTIDLAAIERATNEDVAAIMLTNPNTIGVFESNIVEAAKILHAKGALVYMDGANMNALVGLARPGDFGVDVMHLNLHKTFSTPHGGGGPGAGPVAVKRDLEPFLPIPRLARAGEAWTWSYDRPQSIGKVRAFYGNFGVLVRALAYILAHGGPGLRNATLDAILNANYIRKQLEPYYDLPYASPSMHECVFSHDKQAAKGIKTGDIAKRLIDYGFHPYTVSFPLIVHGALMIEPTETEGKQELDLFIDAMISIAEECENDPQTVLTAPHLTRTSRVDETTAARKPILRWRPE; encoded by the coding sequence GTGAGTATCCGGAAAGTCCGTCCGCATATGACGCAGGAAGAGGGGTTGATCTTTGAACGATCCTCCCCGGGGAAGAAGGCCTACCAGTTGCCGGAACTCGACGTCCCGGCCGTGGACGCCGCCGGCGCGCTCGGCGCGTCGAACGTGCGCGAAGAGATCGAGGGATTCCCGGAAGTGAGCGAGGTGGAAACCATCCGCCACTTTACGCGGCTTTCCACCTACAACTACGCGATCGACTACGGGATGTTTCCGCTCGGCTCGTGCACGATGAAGTACAACCCGCGCATCAACGAAGCCGTCGCGCGGACCGAGGGGCTCGCGTGGGCGCATCCCTACCAGCCGGAGTCTCTCGCCCAGGGCTGCATGGAAGTGACCGCGGCGCTCGAGGCGGCGCTGATCGAGATTACGGGCATGGACGCGGTGACGCTCCAACCCGCCGCCGGCGCGCACGGCGAGTGGACCGGCATCATGCTCGTGCGCGCGCTGCTCGAGTCCCGCGGCAACCCGCGCAAGAAGATCCTCGTGCCCGATTCGGCGCACGGCACCAATCCGGCCACGGCGGCCATGTGCGGCTACGCCGTTGAGAACATCCCTTCGAACGAGCTCGGCACGATCGATCTCGCCGCCATCGAGCGCGCAACGAACGAAGACGTGGCCGCGATCATGCTCACCAATCCGAACACCATCGGCGTGTTCGAGAGCAACATCGTCGAGGCGGCGAAGATCCTCCACGCGAAGGGCGCGCTGGTCTATATGGACGGCGCCAACATGAACGCGCTCGTCGGCCTCGCGCGGCCGGGAGACTTCGGCGTCGACGTGATGCACCTCAACCTGCACAAGACGTTCTCGACACCGCACGGCGGCGGCGGTCCGGGCGCGGGTCCGGTGGCGGTGAAGCGCGATCTCGAGCCGTTTCTTCCGATTCCTCGGCTCGCGCGGGCCGGCGAAGCGTGGACGTGGAGCTACGACCGGCCGCAATCGATCGGCAAAGTACGGGCCTTTTACGGCAACTTCGGCGTGCTCGTCCGCGCGCTCGCCTACATCCTGGCCCACGGCGGCCCGGGCCTGCGCAACGCAACGCTCGACGCCATTCTCAACGCGAACTACATCCGGAAACAGCTCGAGCCCTACTACGACCTGCCGTACGCGTCGCCCTCGATGCACGAGTGCGTGTTCAGCCACGACAAACAGGCCGCCAAGGGCATCAAAACCGGCGACATCGCCAAGCGGCTCATCGATTACGGCTTTCACCCGTATACGGTCAGCTTCCCGCTGATCGTCCACGGGGCGCTGATGATCGAGCCCACCGAAACCGAAGGCAAGCAGGAACTCGACCTGTTCATCGACGCGATGATCTCGATCGCCGAAGAGTGCGAGAATGATCCGCAGACCGTGTTGACCGCGCCGCATCTCACACGCACCAGCCGCGTCGACGAGACCACCGCCGCGCGCAAGCCCATCTTGCGATGGCGGCCCGAATAG
- a CDS encoding glycosyltransferase family 39 protein, with product MAARIAAHPRLLLVLLVLAIRLPFLFCPVQGDDAFYIAAAEHAQVDPAHPHHFVITAQGMDIDMRGIPHPPGNSWILGGLLAVVGDVVEPVYHAFYLIFSIAAALAAFSIARRFCGQPLWAATLFVATPAFVINGASFETDLPFLAFWLVSIALFLRGVEGSPAAMAGAVLAMAGAVQISYQAVVLAPILFVYLWRERVRRPAPWATAMIPVAVFAAWQIYERMTTGAASTEVLGGHFAAHSLQSLGNKLRNAASLTVHLGWMQSPLLAPISVAALAGAVAGAALDVSPLCWVPFAIGVAILWTVARELFGSFPRFWVGIYFGAALVIFFAGSARYLLPTALPLAILAVERTGRRPRLLAAALGTQLALGMALADANYRLWDFYRDTAESVSKELAEHRSFVNAEWGLRFYAESAGAIPLRATQTFRGGDRILSSTLGAPVRLPESPRLAVLNTFSFDWPLRLIGLNARSSYSSAQFGLRAFDVGRGPVDAVRLIVVNDVKPTLSWLPMNAPEAEAQIISGVYGLEGGAWRWTGRRAVFTMALPPAPEHFVANFRIVDQMAGRKVRLSLDGGVVAEAEYPAAGEYTLRSAAPVGPRASASTVTLEVSEAFRVPGDQRELGLILTGIGYRAP from the coding sequence ATGGCGGCCCGAATAGCCGCGCACCCGCGGCTGCTGCTCGTTCTTCTCGTACTCGCCATCCGCCTGCCGTTTCTCTTCTGCCCCGTGCAGGGCGATGACGCGTTCTACATCGCCGCCGCCGAACATGCGCAGGTGGACCCCGCGCACCCCCACCACTTCGTCATCACCGCGCAGGGCATGGACATCGATATGCGAGGCATCCCGCATCCGCCGGGGAACTCCTGGATTCTCGGGGGACTGCTGGCGGTCGTAGGCGACGTCGTCGAGCCTGTGTATCACGCGTTCTATCTGATCTTCTCGATCGCGGCGGCGCTCGCGGCGTTCTCGATCGCGCGCCGGTTCTGCGGGCAGCCCTTGTGGGCGGCGACGCTGTTCGTGGCCACGCCAGCCTTCGTCATCAACGGCGCCTCGTTCGAGACGGACCTGCCGTTCCTCGCATTCTGGCTGGTGTCGATCGCGCTGTTCCTGCGGGGCGTGGAGGGCTCACCGGCGGCGATGGCGGGGGCCGTGCTCGCGATGGCCGGCGCGGTGCAGATTTCGTATCAGGCCGTGGTGCTGGCGCCGATCCTGTTCGTCTACCTGTGGCGGGAGCGCGTGCGGCGTCCGGCGCCGTGGGCGACGGCGATGATCCCGGTCGCCGTGTTCGCCGCGTGGCAGATCTACGAGCGCATGACCACGGGGGCGGCGTCCACGGAAGTGCTCGGCGGCCACTTCGCCGCGCACTCGCTTCAATCGCTCGGGAACAAACTGCGTAACGCGGCATCGCTGACGGTGCACCTGGGCTGGATGCAGAGCCCGCTGCTGGCGCCGATTTCGGTGGCGGCATTGGCCGGAGCCGTCGCCGGAGCCGCGCTCGATGTGAGTCCGCTGTGCTGGGTCCCGTTCGCGATCGGCGTGGCGATTTTGTGGACCGTGGCGCGGGAGCTGTTTGGTTCGTTCCCTCGATTTTGGGTGGGTATCTACTTCGGGGCCGCACTGGTGATTTTCTTTGCGGGATCAGCAAGATACCTCCTTCCGACCGCCCTCCCGCTGGCCATTCTGGCGGTTGAGCGAACCGGACGCCGACCGCGGCTGCTCGCGGCCGCGCTGGGCACTCAACTCGCCCTCGGGATGGCGCTCGCCGACGCAAATTATCGCCTCTGGGACTTCTATCGTGACACCGCAGAATCAGTGTCCAAAGAGCTTGCCGAGCACCGCTCGTTTGTCAACGCCGAGTGGGGCCTCCGGTTCTACGCTGAGTCGGCGGGGGCGATCCCGCTGCGAGCCACGCAGACGTTCCGCGGCGGCGACCGGATCCTCTCGTCGACGCTCGGCGCACCGGTGCGGCTACCCGAGTCGCCGCGCCTGGCCGTGCTGAACACGTTCTCGTTCGACTGGCCGCTGCGGTTGATCGGGCTCAACGCGCGGTCGTCGTACTCGTCGGCGCAGTTCGGCCTTCGCGCCTTCGACGTGGGGCGCGGTCCGGTCGATGCGGTCCGGCTGATCGTGGTGAACGACGTGAAGCCAACGCTTTCCTGGCTGCCGATGAACGCGCCGGAGGCCGAGGCGCAGATCATCAGCGGGGTTTACGGGCTCGAAGGGGGGGCGTGGCGGTGGACGGGGCGCCGGGCGGTGTTCACCATGGCTTTGCCTCCGGCCCCGGAGCACTTCGTAGCCAATTTCCGGATCGTGGACCAGATGGCAGGAAGGAAAGTTCGGCTTTCGCTTGACGGCGGCGTGGTCGCCGAAGCCGAGTACCCGGCCGCGGGCGAGTACACGCTCCGGTCCGCCGCCCCGGTTGGTCCGCGTGCGTCGGCGTCTACCGTAACGCTGGAGGTGTCGGAGGCGTTTCGCGTACCCGGAGACCAGAGGGAGTTGGGATTGATTCTGACCGGGATCGGGTACCGGGCGCCCTAA
- the grpE gene encoding nucleotide exchange factor GrpE, with product MNEENLTAESAAEPNSADPTVDAVAAERDLLAAERAELQDLLLRRQAEFDNFRRRVEREKSELRDYAAEEAVRALLPVLDDFERALKTVPDEEGPLRDYAQGMDLIRQRLDATLSKLGLERLESKGAAFDPNLHEAIQRQQTEDAADGTILEEYQTGYRFKGRLLRPAMVKVAVHS from the coding sequence ATGAATGAAGAGAATCTGACGGCCGAGTCTGCGGCCGAGCCCAACTCCGCTGACCCCACGGTGGATGCCGTCGCCGCCGAGCGCGACCTCCTTGCCGCCGAGCGCGCCGAACTTCAGGACCTCCTTCTCCGCCGGCAAGCCGAATTCGACAACTTCCGCCGCCGCGTGGAACGGGAGAAATCCGAACTGCGCGACTACGCCGCCGAAGAGGCCGTGCGCGCCCTGCTGCCCGTGCTCGACGACTTTGAGCGCGCGCTGAAGACCGTCCCCGACGAGGAAGGGCCCCTCCGCGACTATGCGCAGGGAATGGATCTCATCCGCCAGCGGCTGGACGCCACCCTCTCCAAGCTCGGGCTCGAACGGTTGGAATCCAAGGGCGCCGCCTTCGATCCCAATCTGCATGAAGCGATCCAGCGTCAGCAGACCGAAGACGCCGCCGACGGAACCATCCTCGAGGAATACCAGACCGGGTATCGCTTCAAGGGCCGCCTGCTGCGGCCGGCGATGGTGAAGGTGGCGGTCCACTCGTGA
- a CDS encoding HlyD family efflux transporter periplasmic adaptor subunit — translation MIVGLLGWQFGLKPRQAAQQKQALTAASVRTVRLAPAPFSQMLRVAGTTSSQQSVNVTAPAVRGPDVGEMVLQYLMPTGTKVKKGQLLAEIDSRNLQDHIDDIGDTIAQADSDIRKRQAEQMLDLESVKQQIALAKAEYDKAVLNAQPAEVRTQIDQELLRLAVEEAEANYKRAQADVAQKEIGYKAELRILEITKLRHMSHRGRHQSDVAKFKMFAPMDGLAVVQMQWRGREYTMIQQGDQLRPGTLFMKVVNPDKMQVEGTVNQTDSGEIRIGQKASVKFDAFPGLILPGHVYSIGALAVGGVRENYFIRNVPVMVAIDEAHDKVIPDLSAAADVVLHGEGDKLLAPLGALSHDKGADYVWVRDGAKFVRKAVELGSRNNTHAVVTGGLKAGDEVALDPVLAASI, via the coding sequence GTGATCGTGGGTCTCCTGGGGTGGCAATTCGGTTTGAAGCCGCGGCAGGCGGCGCAGCAGAAGCAGGCGCTCACCGCGGCGTCGGTCCGGACGGTCCGGCTCGCCCCGGCGCCGTTCTCGCAGATGCTGCGCGTGGCTGGCACAACATCCTCCCAGCAGTCGGTGAACGTCACCGCGCCGGCGGTTCGCGGTCCGGACGTGGGTGAGATGGTGCTCCAGTACCTGATGCCCACCGGGACCAAGGTCAAGAAGGGTCAACTTCTCGCCGAGATCGACTCCCGCAATCTGCAGGATCACATTGACGACATCGGCGACACCATCGCCCAGGCCGATTCCGACATCCGCAAGCGTCAGGCCGAGCAGATGCTCGATCTCGAAAGCGTGAAGCAGCAGATCGCCCTCGCCAAGGCCGAGTACGACAAGGCGGTGCTCAACGCGCAGCCGGCCGAAGTGCGCACCCAGATCGATCAGGAATTGCTGCGGCTGGCCGTTGAGGAAGCGGAAGCCAACTACAAGCGCGCCCAGGCCGATGTGGCGCAAAAGGAAATCGGATACAAGGCGGAACTGCGCATTCTCGAGATCACCAAGCTTCGCCACATGAGCCACCGCGGCCGCCACCAGAGCGACGTGGCGAAGTTCAAGATGTTCGCCCCGATGGACGGCTTGGCCGTCGTGCAGATGCAGTGGCGAGGGCGCGAGTACACGATGATCCAGCAGGGCGACCAGTTGCGTCCCGGCACGCTGTTCATGAAGGTGGTGAATCCCGACAAGATGCAGGTGGAAGGCACCGTCAACCAGACCGACAGCGGCGAGATTCGCATCGGCCAGAAGGCCTCGGTGAAATTCGACGCCTTCCCCGGATTGATCCTCCCCGGCCACGTCTACAGCATCGGCGCGCTGGCCGTAGGCGGCGTGCGCGAGAACTACTTCATCCGCAATGTGCCGGTGATGGTGGCCATCGACGAAGCGCATGACAAAGTGATCCCGGATCTTTCGGCCGCCGCCGACGTCGTGCTCCACGGCGAGGGCGACAAACTGCTGGCGCCGCTGGGCGCGCTCTCCCACGACAAAGGCGCCGACTATGTCTGGGTGCGTGACGGCGCGAAATTCGTCCGCAAGGCGGTGGAACTCGGCTCGCGGAACAATACGCACGCCGTTGTCACCGGTGGTCTCAAGGCCGGCGACGAAGTGGCCCTCGATCCGGTGCTCGCCGCGTCCATCTGA
- the gcvPA gene encoding aminomethyl-transferring glycine dehydrogenase subunit GcvPA, with protein MRYLPKSDAERRQMLDAIGSAAMDDLCAQLPAEARLARPLNLAPGISEYEIVDYFRACGDASGAGYASFLGAGVYRHFRPVLCDVVASRGEFLTSYTPYQAEIAQGTLTTIFEFQTMICQLTGMDAANASMYDGSTAVPEAALMAIRLTRRERILISRGVHPEYRAVLATNARNDRMPVAEFEYDRETGIADLADLESKIGKDTAAVIIQSPNFFGCVENARGAAEIAHRHGALLVVCFTEAVSLGLIEPPREADIVCGELQSFAISPSYGGPFAGVIATREANMRQLPGRLAGQTVDSKGRRAFCLTLATREQHIRREKATSNICTNQALIALMATVFMTVYGKEGLRELASQNLAKAHYLGERLSRRFTAPYFNEVVVSTGKRTPAEVNEALLGRKIVGGLDLGRFYPELAGNLLLCATEMSKRADMDQVLEVLR; from the coding sequence TTGCGATACCTTCCGAAGTCCGACGCCGAGCGGCGCCAGATGCTCGACGCCATCGGCTCCGCGGCGATGGATGACCTTTGCGCGCAACTACCGGCCGAGGCGCGGCTGGCGCGCCCGCTGAACCTCGCGCCGGGAATCTCCGAGTACGAAATCGTCGACTACTTCCGTGCCTGCGGCGACGCTTCCGGCGCCGGCTACGCGTCCTTCCTGGGCGCCGGCGTCTACCGGCATTTCCGGCCCGTACTTTGCGACGTCGTGGCTTCGCGCGGCGAGTTCCTCACTTCGTACACGCCTTACCAGGCCGAGATCGCGCAGGGCACGCTCACGACGATCTTCGAGTTCCAGACGATGATCTGCCAGTTGACAGGCATGGACGCGGCCAACGCCTCAATGTACGACGGCTCGACGGCCGTACCCGAGGCGGCGCTGATGGCAATCCGGCTCACCCGCCGCGAGCGGATCCTGATTTCGCGCGGCGTGCATCCCGAGTACCGCGCCGTGCTCGCCACCAACGCCCGCAACGACCGCATGCCGGTGGCGGAGTTCGAGTACGACCGGGAAACCGGCATCGCCGATCTGGCCGATCTCGAAAGCAAGATCGGCAAGGACACGGCGGCGGTCATCATTCAATCGCCCAACTTTTTCGGCTGTGTGGAGAACGCCAGGGGGGCCGCCGAAATCGCGCATAGGCACGGAGCGCTGCTCGTGGTTTGCTTCACCGAAGCGGTCTCACTCGGGTTGATCGAGCCCCCGCGGGAGGCCGACATCGTTTGCGGCGAGTTGCAGTCGTTCGCCATCTCGCCGTCCTACGGCGGGCCTTTTGCCGGCGTCATCGCCACTCGCGAGGCGAACATGCGGCAACTGCCGGGCCGGCTCGCCGGACAGACCGTGGATTCGAAAGGCCGCCGCGCCTTCTGCCTCACGCTCGCCACACGCGAGCAGCACATCCGGCGCGAGAAGGCCACCTCGAACATCTGCACCAACCAGGCGCTCATCGCGCTGATGGCCACCGTCTTCATGACGGTCTACGGCAAGGAAGGCCTCCGAGAGTTGGCGTCGCAGAACCTGGCCAAGGCGCATTACCTCGGCGAAAGGCTTTCGCGCCGGTTCACCGCGCCTTACTTCAACGAGGTGGTTGTCTCCACCGGGAAGCGTACGCCGGCCGAAGTAAACGAGGCGCTGCTCGGGCGGAAGATCGTCGGCGGCCTGGATCTGGGGCGCTTCTATCCCGAACTAGCCGGCAATCTGCTGCTCTGCGCGACGGAGATGTCGAAGCGCGCGGATATGGATCAGGTGCTGGAGGTGCTGCGGTGA
- the hrcA gene encoding heat-inducible transcriptional repressor HrcA produces MSRAGHKMEERERKGGNASAHRLSLRQREILCAIVRTYIDNAQPVASSDLCRTGRAGMSAATIRNIMAELDREGYLIQPHTSAGRMPTGKAFEVYVESMPERRVQRGEIGRIQEALYGAGSMERRIACCSHLLAEMTRGVALTAAIPAERQVIEQVHLVALGGLRVLMVLVTQDRMVRNQAVTLDEDLRQGELDNIRNYINAHFSGWAINDARRELRRRLEAESAAYDHVLRRLILLESKGLLEVELEPEVRMEGAGNLVDFELRLTKERLKDLFLALEEKTRVIHLLDRFLEQPSGEVEVRIGLEEEHPSMGEIALIGIQVAAPGGLAAKFAVLGPMRMDYPRAMSAVLHVGRAFGSLPS; encoded by the coding sequence ATGAGCAGAGCGGGCCACAAGATGGAGGAGCGCGAACGGAAGGGTGGGAACGCGAGTGCCCACCGTCTCTCATTGCGCCAGCGCGAGATCCTTTGCGCTATCGTGCGCACCTATATCGACAACGCCCAACCGGTGGCTTCGTCCGACCTTTGCCGCACCGGCCGCGCCGGGATGAGCGCGGCGACCATCCGCAACATCATGGCCGAGCTCGACCGCGAAGGCTACCTCATCCAGCCGCACACCTCGGCCGGAAGAATGCCCACCGGCAAGGCCTTCGAAGTCTACGTCGAATCCATGCCGGAACGCCGTGTTCAACGCGGCGAAATCGGCCGCATTCAGGAAGCCCTGTATGGCGCCGGATCGATGGAGCGGCGCATTGCCTGCTGCTCGCATCTGCTCGCCGAGATGACGCGCGGCGTGGCGCTAACTGCGGCGATTCCCGCCGAACGCCAGGTCATCGAACAGGTGCACCTGGTCGCCCTCGGTGGACTGCGCGTTCTGATGGTGCTCGTGACGCAGGACCGCATGGTCCGCAACCAGGCCGTCACGCTCGACGAGGACCTGCGCCAAGGCGAACTCGACAATATCCGCAACTACATCAACGCGCATTTCTCCGGCTGGGCCATCAACGACGCCCGCCGCGAACTGCGCCGCCGCCTGGAGGCCGAAAGCGCCGCCTACGATCATGTTCTCCGCCGCCTGATTCTTCTCGAATCCAAGGGCCTGCTCGAGGTCGAGCTCGAGCCCGAAGTGCGGATGGAAGGCGCCGGCAACCTGGTGGATTTCGAGCTCCGGCTCACCAAGGAGCGCTTGAAGGATCTTTTCCTCGCGCTCGAAGAGAAGACACGGGTTATCCATCTTCTGGATCGATTTCTCGAGCAGCCCTCCGGGGAAGTTGAGGTTCGCATCGGCCTCGAAGAGGAGCATCCGAGCATGGGTGAAATTGCGCTGATTGGAATCCAGGTGGCTGCCCCCGGCGGGCTGGCCGCGAAGTTCGCCGTGCTTGGTCCGATGCGGATGGACTATCCGCGCGCGATGTCCGCGGTCCTGCATGTCGGCCGCGCCTTTGGGAGCCTGCCCTCCTGA
- the dnaJ gene encoding molecular chaperone DnaJ, translating into MTQRDYYEILGVERGVDDAALKAAYRKMALKYHPDRNPGDREAEEKFKEAAEAYSVLSDPQKRGAYDRFGHQGVSGAAGGPGFDPSVFTDFSDILGDLFGLGDLFGGRGRGRPQRGEDVRYDLAIEFEDAIRGTSIEIQVPRLDPCERCSGSGAEPQDGLTVCPTCRGRGEVIFQQAFLSIRRTCGQCGGRGQLIRRPCQQCRGEGTRRSDRKIRVTVPAGVDTGTRLKLNGEGNPGPAGSRAGDLYVVLRVKEHAVFKRHETDLHCLIPVNVAQAALGAELDLLTFDGLQRVRVPEGTQSADEVRLRGMGVPNLNGKGRGDLIVHIEVRTPTKMSREQRKLMEQLRELLPAENEPEEKGLLDRFKDLFL; encoded by the coding sequence GTGACCCAGCGCGACTACTACGAAATCCTGGGTGTAGAACGAGGCGTCGACGACGCGGCGCTGAAGGCTGCCTATCGCAAAATGGCGCTCAAGTATCATCCGGACCGCAATCCGGGCGATCGCGAGGCCGAAGAGAAGTTCAAGGAAGCCGCCGAGGCTTACAGTGTGCTGAGCGATCCGCAAAAACGCGGCGCCTATGACCGTTTCGGCCACCAGGGCGTGAGCGGCGCCGCCGGCGGTCCTGGGTTCGATCCCTCCGTTTTCACCGATTTCAGCGACATTCTCGGCGATCTGTTCGGGCTCGGCGATCTGTTCGGCGGCCGCGGCCGCGGCCGCCCACAGCGCGGCGAGGATGTCCGCTACGACCTTGCCATCGAGTTCGAAGACGCCATCCGCGGCACGAGCATCGAAATTCAGGTCCCGCGCCTGGACCCGTGCGAGCGTTGCTCCGGGTCCGGCGCCGAACCGCAGGACGGGCTCACCGTTTGCCCCACTTGTCGCGGGCGCGGCGAGGTGATCTTCCAGCAGGCGTTTCTCTCGATACGGCGGACTTGCGGGCAGTGCGGCGGGCGCGGCCAGTTGATCCGCCGGCCTTGCCAGCAGTGCCGCGGCGAAGGCACCCGCCGCAGCGATCGCAAGATCCGCGTGACGGTTCCCGCCGGGGTCGACACCGGGACGCGCCTCAAGCTCAATGGGGAAGGGAATCCCGGGCCTGCCGGAAGCCGCGCTGGCGACCTCTACGTGGTGCTGCGGGTCAAAGAGCATGCCGTCTTCAAGCGGCACGAGACGGACCTGCATTGCCTGATTCCGGTAAACGTAGCCCAGGCGGCGCTGGGCGCTGAACTCGACCTGCTGACCTTCGACGGTCTCCAGCGCGTGCGAGTCCCCGAGGGCACGCAGTCCGCCGACGAGGTTCGGCTTCGGGGCATGGGCGTTCCCAACCTCAACGGCAAGGGCCGCGGGGACCTCATCGTCCACATTGAGGTGCGGACTCCGACGAAGATGTCGCGCGAACAGCGGAAGCTGATGGAGCAGTTGCGGGAACTGCTGCCGGCCGAGAATGAGCCCGAGGAGAAGGGCCTGCTCGACCGCTTCAAAGACTTGTTCCTTTAG
- the gcvT gene encoding glycine cleavage system aminomethyltransferase GcvT, with translation MSAPAAPEKTPLNAVHRSLGARMVDFGGWDMPVQYSQIIDEHHTVRRAVGLFDVSHMGEVEITGPQAFDLVNFIATSAVSKIVDGQAQYAGLLYEHGGFVDDILIYRVAANRYFLCVNASNQQKDFEHIRDVNTARGFDCAVDFASPRWAQLAVQGPAAAATVQPLTPVDLSSIRYYRFADGDLDAGQAGRIPARIARTGYTGEDCFELFVAPEHVEPLWRRVMESGAAHGIKPCGLGARNTLRLEAGMALYGHEIGPSITPIEAGLYPRNVDLGKDFVGKPMCEKQVREGVARRLCGIEMTGRGIARDNYEVFAGGSPVGFVTSGSPSPTLGKNIALCYLPTGLAAPGTKVEVQIRGQLTEAAVVATPFYKRPR, from the coding sequence ATGTCCGCGCCCGCAGCCCCGGAGAAGACGCCCCTGAACGCGGTGCATCGGTCCCTCGGTGCGAGGATGGTCGACTTCGGCGGGTGGGACATGCCCGTGCAATACAGCCAGATTATCGATGAGCACCACACAGTGAGGCGCGCGGTTGGGCTGTTTGACGTGTCGCATATGGGCGAGGTGGAAATCACCGGTCCGCAGGCCTTCGACCTGGTCAACTTCATCGCCACCAGCGCCGTCTCCAAAATCGTCGACGGCCAGGCTCAGTACGCGGGCCTGCTCTACGAGCACGGCGGCTTCGTCGACGACATCCTTATCTACCGGGTCGCGGCCAATCGGTACTTCCTCTGTGTCAACGCCTCGAATCAACAGAAGGATTTCGAGCATATCCGGGACGTCAACACAGCCAGGGGATTCGACTGCGCCGTCGATTTCGCCAGCCCGCGTTGGGCGCAACTGGCGGTGCAGGGGCCGGCCGCGGCGGCCACGGTCCAGCCACTCACTCCGGTCGATCTCTCGTCGATCCGCTACTACCGCTTCGCCGACGGCGATCTCGACGCCGGGCAGGCCGGCAGGATCCCGGCCCGCATCGCGCGCACGGGCTACACCGGCGAAGATTGTTTCGAATTGTTCGTCGCTCCCGAACACGTCGAACCGCTGTGGCGTCGCGTGATGGAGTCCGGGGCCGCGCACGGGATCAAGCCGTGCGGACTCGGCGCGCGCAACACGCTCCGGCTCGAGGCCGGAATGGCGCTCTACGGACACGAGATCGGCCCGTCGATTACTCCGATCGAAGCCGGGCTCTATCCGCGCAATGTCGACCTCGGCAAGGACTTCGTCGGCAAGCCCATGTGCGAGAAACAGGTCCGCGAGGGCGTCGCGCGGAGGCTGTGCGGCATCGAGATGACCGGCCGCGGGATCGCCCGCGACAACTATGAGGTGTTCGCCGGCGGATCGCCGGTGGGTTTTGTCACGTCGGGATCGCCTTCGCCGACGCTCGGGAAGAACATCGCGCTCTGCTACCTTCCCACCGGGCTCGCGGCGCCGGGCACGAAGGTGGAAGTGCAGATCCGCGGACAACTGACGGAGGCGGCCGTGGTCGCCACGCCATTCTACAAACGCCCCAGGTAA